In one window of Miscanthus floridulus cultivar M001 chromosome 12, ASM1932011v1, whole genome shotgun sequence DNA:
- the LOC136497905 gene encoding ubiquitin-conjugating enzyme E2 28, producing MASKRILKELKDLQKDPPTSCSAGPVGEDMFHWQATIMGPSDSPFAGGVFLVNIHFPPDYPFKPPKVSFRTKVFHPNINSNGSICLDILKEQWSPALTISKVLLSICSLLTDPNPDDPLVPEIAHMYKTDRAKYESTARSWTQKYAMG from the exons ATGGCGTCGAAGAGGATCCTGAAGGAGTTGAAGGACCTGCAGAAGGACCCGCCCACCTCCTGCAGCGCAG GTCCTGTTGGTGAGGACATGTTCCATTGGCAAGCTACCATCATGGGGCCCTCGGACAGCCCATTTGCAGGTGGGGTATTCTTGGTGAACATTCACTTCCCACCGGATTATCCTTTCAAGCCACCAAAG GTGTCTTTTCGCACCAAGGTTTTCCACCCGAACATTAACAGCAATGGCAGCATTTGCCTTGACATCCTTAAGGAACAGTGGAGCCCTGCTTTAACCATATCAAAG GTTCTCCTGTCAATCTGTTCGCTGCTCACGGACCCGAACCCTGATGATCCTCTTGTCCCTGAGATTGCTCACATGTACAAGACGGACAGGGCCAAGTATGAGTCCACTGCGCGCTCCTGGACGCAGAAGTATGCCATGGGCTAG
- the LOC136497832 gene encoding uncharacterized protein isoform X1 yields the protein MSASHGGGPPPPPSSAGAGAMPAVRALTLLSPSRADGMARCWREPPRRKLVTFRQGAFEEGNAARDKAVPIPDELLGHCKDANGRALDLEPIGKNSANESLQFSFEEEESDDVVCEISESLVRDVEKAGIELLAARAFTVSELRKKLRSKKYPFDTIDAVIANFKSMGLLNDGFYAESFSQSRWLSSTWGPRRIKQALRQKGVPEAEVDQATRRVFQDGHGHGKEATFGISEASMDHLFAQASKQWQRGQSLTLENRCAHIVRWLQYRGFNWAVTNSIIRRLEAQRPP from the exons ATGTcggccagccatggcggcgggccgccgcctcctccatcTTCTGCCGGGGCTGGAGCTATGCCTGCGGTCCGTGCGCTTACCCTCCTCTCTCCGTCGCG GGCAGATGGGATGGCTCGTTGCTGGCGCGAGCCTCCGCGCCGGAAGCTTGTGACCTTCCGGCAAGGTGCTTTCGAAGAGGGGAATGCAG CGAGGGATAAGGCTGTGCCGATTCCAGATGAACTGCTCGGCCATTGCAAGGATGCCAATGGCAGGGCCCTAGACCTAGAGCCCATTGGAAAGAACTCTGCCAATGAGTCTCTGCAATTTTCTTTCGAAGAGGAGGAGAGTGACGACGTGGTGTGCGAAATTAGCGAAAGCTTGGTGCGAGATGTGGAGAAGGCTGGAATTGAATTGCTTGCTGCCAG AGCTTTCACTGTTTCTGAGCTTAGGAAGAAACTACGAAGTAAGAAGTATCCTTTTGATACAATTGATGCTGTGATTGCTAATTTCAAGTCAAT GGGTTTGTTGAATGATGGTTTTTATGCTGAATCATTTTCGCAATCCCGGTGGCTATCATCAACATGGGGTCCAAGGCGAATAAAACAG GCACTTCGCCAAAAGGGTGTGCCAGAGGCAGAAGTAGATCAGGCAACAAGAAGAGTGTTCCAGGATGGTCACGGCCATGGAAAAGAGGCAACGTTTGGCATATCTGAAGCTTCCATGGATCATCTGTTTGCTCAGGCATCCAAACAGTGGCAGCGCGGGCAAAGCTTGACCCTGGAGAATCGCTGTGCGCACATTGTGAGGTGGCTTCAGTACCGGGGCTTCAACTGGGCTGTGACCAATTCCATTATCAGGAGGCTGGAGGCTCAGCGCCCACCCTGA
- the LOC136497832 gene encoding uncharacterized protein isoform X2 yields MSASHGGGPPPPPSSAGAGAMPAVRALTLLSPSRADGMARCWREPPRRKLVTFRQGAFEEGNAARDKAVPIPDELLGHCKDANGRALDLEPIGKNSANESLQFSFEEEESDDVVCEISESLVRDVEKAGIELLAARGLLNDGFYAESFSQSRWLSSTWGPRRIKQALRQKGVPEAEVDQATRRVFQDGHGHGKEATFGISEASMDHLFAQASKQWQRGQSLTLENRCAHIVRWLQYRGFNWAVTNSIIRRLEAQRPP; encoded by the exons ATGTcggccagccatggcggcgggccgccgcctcctccatcTTCTGCCGGGGCTGGAGCTATGCCTGCGGTCCGTGCGCTTACCCTCCTCTCTCCGTCGCG GGCAGATGGGATGGCTCGTTGCTGGCGCGAGCCTCCGCGCCGGAAGCTTGTGACCTTCCGGCAAGGTGCTTTCGAAGAGGGGAATGCAG CGAGGGATAAGGCTGTGCCGATTCCAGATGAACTGCTCGGCCATTGCAAGGATGCCAATGGCAGGGCCCTAGACCTAGAGCCCATTGGAAAGAACTCTGCCAATGAGTCTCTGCAATTTTCTTTCGAAGAGGAGGAGAGTGACGACGTGGTGTGCGAAATTAGCGAAAGCTTGGTGCGAGATGTGGAGAAGGCTGGAATTGAATTGCTTGCTGCCAG GGGTTTGTTGAATGATGGTTTTTATGCTGAATCATTTTCGCAATCCCGGTGGCTATCATCAACATGGGGTCCAAGGCGAATAAAACAG GCACTTCGCCAAAAGGGTGTGCCAGAGGCAGAAGTAGATCAGGCAACAAGAAGAGTGTTCCAGGATGGTCACGGCCATGGAAAAGAGGCAACGTTTGGCATATCTGAAGCTTCCATGGATCATCTGTTTGCTCAGGCATCCAAACAGTGGCAGCGCGGGCAAAGCTTGACCCTGGAGAATCGCTGTGCGCACATTGTGAGGTGGCTTCAGTACCGGGGCTTCAACTGGGCTGTGACCAATTCCATTATCAGGAGGCTGGAGGCTCAGCGCCCACCCTGA